CACGGTCTGACTGGGACTGAAGGGCCCCCACACCGCGAAGTTCACATCGGTGTTGGCGATGCTCGGCGCGATGCTGAAGCCGATGCTCGGCGTGGCGCCTGCGCGGAAGGTGTACCATTCGCCCGGACGCTCGTAGATGCCCACGCAGCCGCTGTTCGCCGGCGTCAGGTTGCCCACGCTGCCGTTGTTCGTCGGCGTCATCTGCACGACCGCGTTGTCGCACAGGATCGTGGCGCCGGGGCAGTCCTCATTCGGCGGAGGGATCACGTTGGAGCAGTTCACGCCGGTGAGATTGATCGTGCCCGGCACGGCGGGCATCGCGCTCGCGTACATCGAGTACGACTGGCCCACCAGATCGAAGGTCCAGTAGTTGTCCTGCGGGAAGTAACCCGCACCGTTGTACGTGATGGTGATGTTGTCGCCGTTGTTGGCGCTGATGAGCACCTGCTGGAACTGTCCGGTCGGCACCGTGTACGTGGTCGGTGTTCCGCCGTTGATGGTCACCGTGATCGACGATCCGCCCCAGCCGTCGCCGAAGATGTCATACATCCGCAAGGCGAAGATGCATGCCGCACTCGGGTTGAAGGAGGTCTGGCAGGAGATCAATGCCGACCAGCCCGGATTGTTGAAGATGTCGTCGCTGGTCATGGCAATCGTCAGGCAGCCGCTGGGGTGCGTGCTGGTGAACGATCCCGGATTGGCGTTGCCCGTGAAGCCGCCAGCGCCGAGGGTCCAATTACACCATCCAGCGGGCGCGCCACAGAAGGGCAGTCCATTTCCGCTGAGCCATTGCGTGCCGTTGGCATTGTTCGGCGAGACCACCGGCCCGTTGTAGAGGTACATGTTGTCCCAGCCGAGCTCCAGGTTGAATGTGAGGAAATTGATGGTCACCGCGTCACCGGCGATCTGCGGGCAATAGGTCTGCCACCACGCATTCACCCCGGGTGTTCCGCCGAAATTCGGTGATCCAGGCGGGATGGTCCCACCACCGCCGATGCAGGTGTAGGGCCAGCAATTGTTGCCACCGAAGTTGTTCGGGTTCTGGTTGATGGCGTCCGCATAGTTCCCGTTCGGCCCACCGGGGTCATAGACCGTGGTGCCGCAAATGCCGCTTGGCGGCGGCGGCGGTGGCGGTGGCGGTTGCGGAAGCCCGCATCGGATGATGGCCGACCATCCGTTGCCAAGCACGCTGAAGTCTGAGGTCCAGCGGATGGTGAGGCAACCTCCGTTGATCAAGGTGCCAGAGAAGGTGCCCGGCGCCACCGCACCACTGAACGGACCGCCGATGATCGGTGAAGCGATCGTTGGGCCATTGAACACAGTTAGGAAGTCGAAGTTGGCTTCAGTCTGGAAGGAGGTGAAGGTGAGCGTGATCACCTCGCCTGGGGTAGAAGGGCAGAAGGTGTAGGTGCTGAACTCGTTGTTCACGTATTGCCCGGCGGCGCCACCGCTGTCGAAGAAGTTGCTGCCCGAGATCACCAGTGGGGTGCCCGCAGGGGTAGTGGTGTGGCAAGGCCCGGGTGCAGGCTGAATGGGCGGTCCACAGCTCACGCTGATCACCCAGCCCGTGCTCACCACGCTGCCGTTCGAGGTGAAGCGGATGGTGAGGCAGCCACCTGCGGCAGACGATACCAAGCCCGGTGGCAAGGCCCCGCCGGAAAAGGCGCCCAACACCGGCGATGCGATGGACGGGCCGTTGTAGACCGTGAGGAAGTCGGCGTTCAGCTGCGTGCTGAAGGAGGTGAAGTCAATGGCGACCACATCACCAGGGTTCACCGGGCAGAAGGTTTGCTCGAATACTTCGTTGTTGCCATAGTTGCCCAAGGGGCCACCGCTATCCGCGCTGTTCAGGTCGCATCCGAAAATGGGCGCAGCTGCGGTCTGGCGTGCGCAGATGTTGAACTGGCCCACGTTGCCGGTCTGGCGCCAGACGCGCACATACACCGTGCTGCCCGGCGCAAGGCCCGCGAAGAGCTGTTGCGGCATGGCAGCGCCAAAGGAACTGCCGCCCACCTGGCAGTTGATCGGCGGCACCAAGGAGAGGTTCGCCGGGGCGCAACCACCGCTGGTGGTGTACAGCGCCAGCGCGCCATCGGTCATGCTCACGCCCTGCGTGTTGATCTCGACCTGGCCGTTCGGCGGCACCACCACCGTGAACCACACATCATTCTGCACAGGCCCGCCACAAGGCGGCACGGCCACGCCAGCGGTGAGGCCAGCGCCTTCGTTGGTCGTTGGGATCAGGTTGCAGCTGAGGCTCGTGGGCAAGGGGATTGCGCCGCATGGATCGTCGTTGGGCGGCGGCAAATTCTCCGTGGCGCAGATGCTGAAGGTGCCGCTCACGTTCGCCCCCTGCGGCCAAACGCGGATGTAGATCGTCTCGCCCGGCACCAAGGGCGGAGCGATGGCCGGAATCGTGGTCTGGCTGTTGATCCGGGGCATGTTGTTCACCGGAGCGAACTGGTTGTCGTTGCACGCAATCGGGGTCATGGTGCCACTGAATCCCGGTGGATTGCACACCGACCCGCCCACGCTGAGGCGGTACCAGGCCATGGCCATATCCGTGAGCGTGCCCGAGAAGGTGTTCACGGTGAAGGCGCCGGTGGCGGGCACCGTTACGGCGAACCAGACATCGTTGTTGATGGCGCCGCCGCAGGTGGGTGCGCCCACGGTTACGCCGGGAGGCGTGGTGTTGGTAGCGAACTCCGTGTTGTAGGTCTGCGACGCGCACACCGCCGGCGTGGGAAGGTTGAAGGCGCCGCACGGCAGATCATTGAACGGCGGCGTGGGCTCGAATGCGCAGATGTTGAAGGTGCCCATGTTGCCGACGAAACTGTTCGGCCAGAGGCGGATGTATACCGTGCTGCCGGGAACCACCAGGCCGCTCACATCCAGCAGCGGTGTTGGTCCGGCGCTGCACGCCACTACGCTCCAGCTTGCCAAGGGAGCGTTGCAGGCAGGTGTATTGTAAACCGCCATGCCCAAGCTGGTAGCGCTGACCAGAGCCGTCTGAATGCGCAGGTTCCCGCTGGCAGGCACCACAACGCTGTACCAGACATCGCGCCCGAAGTAAGCGCCGCAACCTGGGTTCGGAATGCCGGCCTCAGTGCTGCCCCAAACCGCCGAACCCGCTTGGAAGTTGCAGCTGATTGGCAAGGGACCTCCAAAGGCGATGGCCGTGCAGGGCGTATCGTTCGGTGGAGGAGTGGGAAGGCTGCAGGTGATGTTGAGCGTGCCGCACAGAGCCGCATTCACTACACAGGGATTCTGGAACACGCGGAACCGGTAAATGCCAGCGGTCTGCGGGCTGAACGTGAGCTGCGCAGGGCCGTTGGGCGTGCCGCAGCCGTCGTTGTCGAAGGCGGGCCCGAAATAGCCGACTGCGACCGCTGCGAAGGCGGTGCTGGTGATGCTCAGTGAGAAGTTGTTCGCGGGGGCGCTGGTGCAGAGGCTGAATGTGTACAGGTTGCCGGAGCACATGTAGATCTGCGAATAGTTATTGCCGCAAATCGGGACCGTGAAAGTGGCTGGGCAGACGGCGCAGGCACTGGTGATGGGAACTCCGAAGCTACCCGTGGGTGGATAGTTATTGGGATACATTGGTGGACCAGGTGGCACCACCGCTGGCAGCCAGGCCCCATTGGCCACAGGTGCGGTGGCGCCCATGGCCGTGCCCGTGCATTGCGCCTGAGCCGTTGTGGTCGGTGCGGCCGCCCACGCGATTCCCAGCACGAGGGTCATGGCCAAGGGTGCCAAGCGCGAGATGAACGACCTGCTACGGAGAGAGTAGGGTTGGGTCATGCGGATGAGTCTGAAGGGGTTCCTGAATCGCGTCGGAACATTCGGGGGTGAATATACCAGCGGTCTAATGTTAACAACCGTCGAGCGCTGTGTTCGGTTCGCGCCAATTCTGCGGGGGGCTTTGAGCGCCAACGGCCTGGAGGCGAGTCTGGTGTTCCCAGCCAAGGGACGGAGAGGGGCGTTCGCGGTTGCCCTCTGGTGGATAACTGGCCATGGCGAACGAACGCCATCTCCCTGTGCTGGCCCAAGTGGGATGGGGTATCCGGGCTACGTCCTTCCATTCACGCTCGAGCCGAAATGAACAAAGCCCGGCTGCATCTGCAGCCGGGCTTTGCCGTGGATCAGGCTTGGGAGCCTACCGTTTCACGAAGCGTGCGTGGCCAAGCATGCCGCCACGCTCATCCATGAGCTCGATTAGGTAGCTGCCCGCATCCATGGTCAAGGGCAATTCCACCTGGTTCATGCCAGCGGTGGTGCTGGTGCGGCCCCATGCCACTGCGCGCCCGCTGGCATCCACGATCCGCCAACTGGCTTGACTTTCGTTCGGCGACTCGAAGCTGGCCCACAGGCTCTCACCGGCCGGGTTGGGGTACACCATGAGTGTGCCGCCGGCCCGCATCATCACCGAAACCACAGGCGAGAGCTGGCCATCGCCATTGGTGGCGATCTGCTCCACGCGGTAATAATTCAAGCCGTTCACGGGCTGCTTGTCCACGAAGGCGTATCCCGTCGGTGCGCTGCTCGTGCCTGCGGCCTGAACCGTGCCGATGGGGCGGAAGGCCGTGCCATCCTCCGAGCGGTCCACGCGGAAATAATCGCTGTGCTGCTCGCTGGCGGTGAGCCAGCTCACCAGCACCTCAGGGCCTTGAGCCTCGGCCTTCAGATCCAGCCATTCCACCGGCAGCAGGTTGCAATCGAGGATCGTGTTCGGCGTGTTGTTCCAGTTCAAGGTGAACGAGAGGCCGTTCATCGAGTAGTTGTCGATGTACAGGAGATAGGTCTGGTTGGCCAGCACAGGCACTGCGCTGGAGAACGGCGGGCCGCCGGCTCCTTCGGTTGCGTTCAGCGCCGTGGTGCTCAGTCCGGTGGTATTCGCCACAGCCGACCAGTTGCAACGGATAGGCGGGGTGGCAGGCGGGCAAGGCGGGGTGCCTGCGTAGGGACCCCACAGGGCGAAGTCGTAGTCCGTTCCGGGGGTCACTGACACGTTGAAGGCGATGGTGCCCGCGGCATTGGTGGTGAAGCGCAGCCAGACGCCCTGCCGCTCGTTGGCCAGCATGCACCCGCGGTTCGCGGGATTCAGGTCCTGTGAGTTGCCGAAGTTGCCCGGCGCGAAGGTGAAGGCCTGCGCGTTGCAGATCTGCTGCGCGCCGATGCAGTCCGAGATGGGCGCTGGTGGCACATTGCAGGTGCTGTTCACCGTGAACACATGGTTCAGGCCGCTGGCCGGCGGGTTGGCACTGGCGAACATGGTGAAGCCGTTGTTCGCGAGCAGGCTGTAGGACACCTGGTTCTGGAAGCCACCGGCGGGCGTGTACGAGATCGTGACGTTCGCACCGAGCGGCGCGCTGAAGACCACGGTGCTCAGGGAGCCGAACACCGTGTAGTTGGTGCAGGAGGCGTTGATGCACACGGTCACGAAGCCGCCGTTCCAGCCATCACCGGCACTGTCCTGCAAGCGCAGCGTGTAGGCGCATGGCGCAGGGGTGGCCGGGTTGCGGGCACAGAGCAGGAAGTTGCCGTCGTTGCCGGACTGGCGCCACACGCGGATGTAAACCGTTGCGCCCGGCGTAAGGCCCGTGACCGTGCTGGTGGGCATGGCGCCGCCATTGGTGCTGCCACCCACTGAGCAGCCGCCATTGCCGGCCGGGACCTGCGTCAGGCTCAGGTTGTTGCCGGCGCATGTGCCGGTGCCTGTGTACACGGCATAGCCGCCATCGGTCATCTGCATGTCATCGGTGTCGAGCACCAATTGGCCGCTGGCGGGAACGGTGGCCGTGAACCACACGTCGCTGTTGTAGGGGCCGCCATTGCAGCTCGGGTTCGGGATGCTGAGCACGCTGGGCGCGGTGCCGCCGGTGATGGTGGCGAACTGCGTGGAGTAGGGCGCCTGGAAGTAGCAGCCGCTGTTCACCTGGAGCGCGAGCGCGCCGCACGGGTTGTCGTTCGGCGGCGGCACGTTCTGCACCGCGCAGATGCTGGCTGTTCCGAAGGCGGTGGTCTTGTTCCACATCCGGATGTAATAGGTCAAGCCTGGGGTGCCGCCGATCGTCAGGTTGGGCATGGTGCTCGCCCCGAAGTTGTCGTTGCAGCCTACTTCAGCGAGTGTCACCGCGCCTTGCGTGGCGCAATTGGTGGTCATCGTGCCGGAACTGACGGTGTACACCGACATGGCCATGTCGCTGAGCGTGCCGGCCTGGGTGTTGATCGTCATGGATCCCGTGGCGGGCATCACCGCTGCGAACCAGACATCGCCGCCGGCCAGCGGGGTGCCGCAGCTTGGAGCGGGAGCGGTGTAGAGCGGGGGCAGTGCTGTTGCGTTCTGCGTGCTGAATGGCGTAAGACCACAAGACGTGGGCACAGGCAAGGCATAGGGTCCGGTGGCTCCGCACGGGCTGTCGTTGGGCGGTGGGATGGGCTCGTAGGCGCAGAGCTGGAAACTGCCCATGTTGGGCGCGCCGGTCTGCGGCCAAACGCGGATATAGACCGTGGTGCCTCCGGCGAGGCCGCTGAGCGAGACGAAGTCGTTGCAATTGCAGCTGTTCGCAACGATGGTGAGCGCGCCCGGTACGCCGGTGTACACAGCGAAGGCGATGTTCTGTGCGCTGATCTCCTGCAGGATCACCGAGAGGTTGCCGCTGGCCGGAACACCCACGCTGTACCACACATCGTAGCCGCTGTAGGAACCCGATGCAGTGGCGCAGCCTCCCGTGGTGCAACCGCTGGGCGTGCCTGCCGATTGCGTGGCCCATGCCACGCTGCCACCCACCATGGTGCAGGTGGTGGGTGCCGGCGAACCCAAGCTGGTGGCGTTCGCAGGCTCATCATTCAAAGGCGGTGGAGGCACCGGGTTGCAGGCGATCTGCACCGTGCCGCATTGCGCGCTCACCGAGCAGGTGTTGTTCCAGAGGCGAATCCGGAAATTGCCGGTGACCGACGGAGCGTAGGTGATCGTGGCATGGCCTCCGGCGGTGCCGCAGCCGTCATCGTTCCAGGAGGGTGGTGTGACCGTGGCCAGCGCCGTGCCCGCAGTCGTGGTGATGGCCAGCGAAGAATTCCATGCGGTGGCGGCACCGCACATGGAAATGGTGTACACGTTGCCCACACACATGTAGTACTGGAAATACTGTCCGGAGCACATGTTCGCGCTGAACACGGCCGGGCAAACGGAGCAGGCAGCGCCATTGCTGCCGGTGCCTGGTGAGACCGGGTTGTTGGGGGGGAAGCTGTTCGGCCAAGGCGCGGTCGTAGCGTAGTTGTGCAGCACGTTCGTGCCCGTGCCTGTGGCGGCCTGGCTCAAGGTGATGCTGGTGGCGGTGGGGACCCCGATGCCTGTGATGGTGGTGCCTGCCGGGATGTTCGGGCCCGTTACGGCCATGCCCACCACCAAGCCGGCAGCGGAAAGAACCGTGACCGTTGGGCTGCCTGCCGTTGAGGTGGTGGCCACATTGCCGCTGGTTGTGGGTGGCAATGCCGGTGCGTTCCAAGTGCTCACAGCAGATTGCCCAGCTGGTAATAGCCACGTGTTCGCTAGGCAAGGCGGCTGCGCTTGCAGCGAGAACCCGATCAGGCCGGCGCAGAGCGCGAGTGCGTAATGCTTCTTCATGGTGCCTGATTAGCGGTGGTGGATCGGGGTGGTGCTGAGGGGCGCTTCGGGATGCAGGGCATTCCATTGCTCCACGGCGGCGCGGTAGCGGGCCATGTCGGCAGGCTCATCGCCTGTGGGCTGGAACACGGGCACCGCTGGCTGGTTGTTGATCCCGAGCTCGTCGGCGTTGCGGGTGCCGGGCAGCAGCACGATGCCGCGCGCCTGGATCACGGCGCGGTAATGGGCCTCGGGCTGCAGGGTGCTGCTCTTCAGCTGCAGGATCCGCATGTCGTCGGAGTGGAAGATCTCGGCATTCGCATCAACGCTGGCCAGCGCCTCGGTGAGGTGCTTCAGCTGCGCAACAGCCACTGGTTGGGCCGCTTCGAAATAGTGGAACTGGGACTGCTGTGCGCGGGCACTGATACCGGTGATCAGCAGCGCAAGGAGCAAGGTGTTTCGGAGCATCATGCGTGAACGGTAGTTTTCGGCGCTGCCAAATTAGACGAAACTGACTTCCAAGGGAATAGGGGCCTTCAGCAGGTTGTTAACCAAGATCTATGGATCGACGCCCAATTCGCCCCGACATTCGAAGACGAATGCGCGGGGAATGGTTGCTTAGGGCCGTTCAACGGGCAATGGCCAGCCGAAGATGCTCCGGGGCCCCGCCTTCAGGCTGAATGCGCACCAGGTAGTGGCCTTCGGCCAATCCGGCCAGCGGCAGGTCCAAGGCATTCCAGCCCAGGTTCACATTGGCCCGCACCTGCATGCGTGTCCTGCCGGTGCCGTCGAAGAGCTCAATCAGCAGCGCGCCTTCCGCCTTGCCTTCGAAGCGGATCGTGGCCAGGTCCTGCGTCGGATTCGGGCTGATCACGGGCTCGGCGATGAGTTGGCCGTGCATCACATCCACCGTGCGGGAGTACTCCCAAGCGCCGCCGCTGTCCTGCACTTTCAACCGGTAGCGGTTCAGGCCGACGCGCGGGTTGGGGTCCAGGAATTCATACCGCTTCGTCAGGCCAGGTCCACCCACCGCGTTCACGGAACCGATGGCCACGAAAGAGTCGTCGCCCGCTTCGGCACGTTCCACCCCGAAGGTGGCGGTGCCGTGCTCTTCCAACGTGGTCCAGCCCACAAGGACCTGGTTGCTGGCGCTCTGCGCTTCCGGGCCCACAAGTGAGGCGTTCAGGACATTGCAATCCAAGGAGGCGCCGCCCTGCAGGTCCCAACCGAGGCTGAAGGCGAGACCGCTCTGGGAGAAGTTGCTGATGTAGAGCAGGTACACCTGGCCCACGGTCACATCCAGGTAGCGCACCCACTTATCGCCGGCGGCGCCTTCGGTAAGGTCGGTGGCGGTGAAGTTGAGCCCGGTGGCGCCGCTGGGGGCGGCGAAGGAGCAGCGCAAGGGGGCGCTGAGCGGTGGGCAGATGGTGCCAGGGGTGCTGCCCGGGGGGAAGGGGCCATAGATGGCGAAGTCGTAATCATCGGCCGGGTTGGCCGGGTTGATGGTGAAGCCGATCTGGCCGCTGGCGCTGGGGGTGAAATTGTACCAGGTACCCTGCCGTTCCAGCGCGCTGAGGCAGCCGGCGCTGGTCAGGTTCAGGTCGGCCACCTGCCCGGTGTTGTTGGTGGTGTTGTTGAAGCTCTGGCCGTTGCAGATGGTGATGCTGCCGACGCAGTCCTCTGGTGGCGCTGGAGGCGGCACGCAGGTCACGCTGCCGGCGTACACCACGCCCGCGACAGGCGGTGTGCCAGACGTGAATACCGCGCCGCCACCCAAGGTCAGGCTGTAGCTGTTCTCTCCCTGCCAAGGCCCGGCGTTGTTGTAGGTGAGCACGATGCTGTTGCCCGGCATCACCGGAAGGGCCACCGAGTTGTTCGTTCCGGTTACCGTGTAGTACTGGAACGGGCCACCGTTGATGCTCACGCCGACACTCGATGCCCCCCAGCCATCGCCGAAGGAGTCGAACATGTTGAGCATGTAGATGCACCCGCCGGGCGGCGGAACCACCGGGGTGGAGCAGTTCACCGTCAAGGTCGCGCAGGAACTCAGGTTGATGCACGGGAAGGCATCGATCAGCACGCGCAACTGCCCAGTGAAGGTGGCGACCCAGGTAATACTGGACTGAAGGCCGCATGCATCGTCATTGAAGCCGAGCGAGCCCCCACCCGCGTTGTTGTACAGGGTGATCTGCGTATCCCACAGCGTGGTGCCGCACGTGCTGAAGGTGTAGGTGTTGCCGGCCACCACGTTGATGAGCTGGTACTCACCGCCAAACAGGCAAGTGCTGGCCACGGTTGATCCCGGGCAGGTCGGGGTGGTGGTCTGCCAATAGGTATTGTCGTTCGGGCACTGGCTGTGGGCTGCAGGTCCGCTTAAGAGCAAGGCGGCCGCGAAGGCGGTGCGTGCGTAGTGTCGAACCATGTCTGCTCGGGATTAACGTTGTGGTGAATCGCCGATCATCTGCTGGTACTGCTGCGGATGCGCAGCGATCCAGGCCTCCTTGGCAATCGTGTACCGCAGGTCGTCGCCAGCGGGATCGCCGGTATCCACGCGGGTGGGGAAACCCTGCGCGGTGGCTCCCACGGCCGGTTGGAATTGCCTTGCACCGGCATTGAGCGCGCGCAGGATCCGTTCGTACGGGATGGACGCATCGATCCGCACTTTCAGGAATTCGGCGTCGGAGGAAAGCAACGCCTGTGCATCCAAGCCATTCAGGTTCTCGGCGGCGTGCTTGAAGGTGATGCCATCCAGGAGGCCATCGCAGCGGAAATGGTACACGGCCTGCGCCTGCGCCCATGCGCCATGGGCCAAGGCCGTGAACGCGATGGCCATGCAGGACATCCGCAACAGACGTGATCCGGATTCGGTAAGCTTCAGCTTCATGGCCTTGTGATCCGTTTAGATGGAAGACGCTTTCCGAACCGCCAAGTTGTCTCAACCCCGCCGCGTCACGGACGAAAGTAGTCGCTGGGCGCGAACGGGCAACATTCCAGCCGGTGTCAGAATTCAACAAGGCCGGGTCTTTGGCCCGGCCTTGCTTGATGATGGTTCGGATGCTCGCTCAGCGGACAACGAATCTTCCGATGTTCTGCGATCGGCCTTCGCCGAACGATGCGATGAGCACGTAATGCCCGCTTTCGAGGCCGTTCAGCGGCATGGTCACGGTTTGCTGACCTGCAGCCACGGTTGATCGGTGCTCTCCGACGAGCCGGCCGCTCGCGTCGAGCACGCGCAGGTAGGCGAGCATCTCCGCATCGGCGTCGATCACCACGCTAATCTGGTCCTCGGCCGGGTTCGGGAAGAGGCCGCCGACGAATGATCCATAGCGGTTGGCCACGGCCACCACTTCGCTCAGTTCGTCGCTGCCATCGAGGTCGATCATCTTCAGCCGGTAGTAGTTGAATCCGGGCAGCGGTTGCGCATCCAGGAATTCGTAGGCGGTGGTGCTGGTTGAGTTTCCCGCAGCGGCCACTTGCCCGATCTGCTGGAATGCACCGGTCTCATCCTGCCGCTCCACCGCGAAGAAGGCGGTGTTGGTCTCGGTGGCGGTATTCCACTCCAAGCGGATGCCCTCGGGAACCGGAGCG
The DNA window shown above is from Flavobacteriales bacterium and carries:
- a CDS encoding T9SS type A sorting domain-containing protein; amino-acid sequence: MKKHYALALCAGLIGFSLQAQPPCLANTWLLPAGQSAVSTWNAPALPPTTSGNVATTSTAGSPTVTVLSAAGLVVGMAVTGPNIPAGTTITGIGVPTATSITLSQAATGTGTNVLHNYATTAPWPNSFPPNNPVSPGTGSNGAACSVCPAVFSANMCSGQYFQYYMCVGNVYTISMCGAATAWNSSLAITTTAGTALATVTPPSWNDDGCGTAGGHATITYAPSVTGNFRIRLWNNTCSVSAQCGTVQIACNPVPPPPLNDEPANATSLGSPAPTTCTMVGGSVAWATQSAGTPSGCTTGGCATASGSYSGYDVWYSVGVPASGNLSVILQEISAQNIAFAVYTGVPGALTIVANSCNCNDFVSLSGLAGGTTVYIRVWPQTGAPNMGSFQLCAYEPIPPPNDSPCGATGPYALPVPTSCGLTPFSTQNATALPPLYTAPAPSCGTPLAGGDVWFAAVMPATGSMTINTQAGTLSDMAMSVYTVSSGTMTTNCATQGAVTLAEVGCNDNFGASTMPNLTIGGTPGLTYYIRMWNKTTAFGTASICAVQNVPPPNDNPCGALALQVNSGCYFQAPYSTQFATITGGTAPSVLSIPNPSCNGGPYNSDVWFTATVPASGQLVLDTDDMQMTDGGYAVYTGTGTCAGNNLSLTQVPAGNGGCSVGGSTNGGAMPTSTVTGLTPGATVYIRVWRQSGNDGNFLLCARNPATPAPCAYTLRLQDSAGDGWNGGFVTVCINASCTNYTVFGSLSTVVFSAPLGANVTISYTPAGGFQNQVSYSLLANNGFTMFASANPPASGLNHVFTVNSTCNVPPAPISDCIGAQQICNAQAFTFAPGNFGNSQDLNPANRGCMLANERQGVWLRFTTNAAGTIAFNVSVTPGTDYDFALWGPYAGTPPCPPATPPIRCNWSAVANTTGLSTTALNATEGAGGPPFSSAVPVLANQTYLLYIDNYSMNGLSFTLNWNNTPNTILDCNLLPVEWLDLKAEAQGPEVLVSWLTASEQHSDYFRVDRSEDGTAFRPIGTVQAAGTSSAPTGYAFVDKQPVNGLNYYRVEQIATNGDGQLSPVVSVMMRAGGTLMVYPNPAGESLWASFESPNESQASWRIVDASGRAVAWGRTSTTAGMNQVELPLTMDAGSYLIELMDERGGMLGHARFVKR
- a CDS encoding T9SS type A sorting domain-containing protein, coding for MVRHYARTAFAAALLLSGPAAHSQCPNDNTYWQTTTPTCPGSTVASTCLFGGEYQLINVVAGNTYTFSTCGTTLWDTQITLYNNAGGGSLGFNDDACGLQSSITWVATFTGQLRVLIDAFPCINLSSCATLTVNCSTPVVPPPGGCIYMLNMFDSFGDGWGASSVGVSINGGPFQYYTVTGTNNSVALPVMPGNSIVLTYNNAGPWQGENSYSLTLGGGAVFTSGTPPVAGVVYAGSVTCVPPPAPPEDCVGSITICNGQSFNNTTNNTGQVADLNLTSAGCLSALERQGTWYNFTPSASGQIGFTINPANPADDYDFAIYGPFPPGSTPGTICPPLSAPLRCSFAAPSGATGLNFTATDLTEGAAGDKWVRYLDVTVGQVYLLYISNFSQSGLAFSLGWDLQGGASLDCNVLNASLVGPEAQSASNQVLVGWTTLEEHGTATFGVERAEAGDDSFVAIGSVNAVGGPGLTKRYEFLDPNPRVGLNRYRLKVQDSGGAWEYSRTVDVMHGQLIAEPVISPNPTQDLATIRFEGKAEGALLIELFDGTGRTRMQVRANVNLGWNALDLPLAGLAEGHYLVRIQPEGGAPEHLRLAIAR